GCGATGTGACGCAGGCCACTGGGCTCCTGTGTCACAGGACAGTGAGGAGCGGCGACTTGTGCGTGGGACGGAACAAGCGACGTGCAGACAGGAGCCGACCGTGGACGAGGAAACCGGGCGAACAGCGGGCACCACCGGGCAGGGCGCTCGCGCCGGAGGCTCGGACTCCGCCACCGAGGCGTTCGTCGCCCACCGCAATCTGCTGTTCACCGTCGCGTACGAGATGCTCGGCTCCGCCGCCGATGCCGAGGACGTCCTCCAGGAGACCTGGCTGCGCTGGGCGGACATCGACCACGCCACGGTGCGGGACCCGCGTGCCTTCCTCGTCCGCATCACCACCCGCCAGGCGCTGACCCGGCTGCGTACGCTGCGCCGGCGCAAGGAGTCCTACGTCGGCCCCTGGCTGCCCGAGCCCCTGCTCACGGCGCCCGATGTCGCCGAGGACGTCGAACTGGCCGACAGCGTCTCCATGGCGATGCTGCTCGTTCTGGAGACGCTCGCGCCGACCGAACGGGCGGTGTTCGTGCTGCGCGAGGTGTTCGACGTCGGGTACGACGAGATCGCGCAGGCCGTCGACAGGTCCGCCGCCGCTGTCCGGCAGATCGCCCACCGCGCACGGGCCCACGTCGCGGCACGCCGACCGCGTGAGACCGTGACCCCGGCCGAGGCGCGCAGCGCGCTCGCGGCCTTCCGGCTGGCCGTCGAAACCGGCGACATGCGGCGCCTGCTCGACATGATCGCTCCGGACGTCGTACTGCTGACCGACGGCGGCGGCGTCGTACGAGCCGCCCTGGAGCCCGTCGTGGGCGCCGCGGCGGTGGCCGACGTGCTGACCAGACTCAGGTCCGCGACCTTCCAGCCGGCGCAGGTCAACGGCCACCCGGCTCTGCTCCTGCGCACGGGCGGCGGGATCGACACCGTCCTGGCGGTACGGCTGGAGGGTGGCCTCATCACCGGCCTCTACGCCGTCCGCAACCCCGAGAAGCTGTCACGCGTCGACCGGGAGACCGCGGTGGGCCGCTGAGCCCGGACCCTCGGTCGGGCGGGCCGGCCTCCTGGCAGCGGCCGGCTCCGCCCCGGACTCCGACGGCTCGGCCCCGCCGTACCGAGCCCTGCCGGACTCAGGGGATCAGCAGCCAGTCCGCGCCGACGGCGGCGGCGAGTCCCGTGCCCAGGAGCCAGCTGGCGAGGCGCGTCCGCCCGTTTCTGCTGAGTTCGATGACGATGCCGCAGAGGATGAGCGCCAGCCCGTACACGCCGACCACCAGGACGGAGGACCGGCTCGCGATACGCAGGGCCAGGACCACGGCCATGGCCGCCATACCCACCGAGGAGAGGGCGATTCTGAGGTGGCGCGCCTGACGTGGGGTCAGTCTCTGCGCTGTGTCGTCCGGTTCGGGTATCTCCGCGTCCGCATCCGCGCTCCGGTCCTGCGCTGTCGCCGCGTCCGCATCCGTGCTCCGGTCCTGCTCTTCTTGCCGGTCCCCGTGAGAAGTGCTCATGATGGCGGATCGTAATCGCTCACCGATTCGCCCGGGCGGCGGGCCGCGGCGATTCGGCCTAGGTCGTGTCCGCCCTAGTGCCGCAGGCGGGGCGCCTCGCCAGCCGCGTCCACCGGCTGGGGGCTCGCCTCCACCCGTCCGGCCAGTTCCTCGGCCCAGGTGATCAGTGAGCCGACGCCGATGCCGTACGGATCCGCGTCCCGGTATCCGGAGATCGCGACCGCCCCGCGCCGCAACAGCCGTGCCCCGCCTTCCGTGTTGCCCCGGGCGGAGTGGGTCAGGCCCACGGCGAGCTGGGCCAGTCCCCGCCACAGGTCGCGCTCCGGTTCCGGGCCCGACTTCCAGGCGTCCTCGAACACCTCGTGCGCGTGGAACGGCATGCCCGCGTCCAGGAGCCGTTGAGCCTCCCGCACCGTCTCCTCGGGGGTACGCACCACACCTTCGGGCTGCCGCTCCACTCCCGGAGTCCCGTAGGGCAGGGGGCGCCCCAGTCCGTCCCGGGGGCGTGCGTTGCGCGCCCGGCCTTCTGGATCACGGTCCCTGTGCGTCTCGTTCACCCTCCGATTGTGCCTCGCACCTGCGAGGAACTCTCGGAACCCTGTCCGCGGGGCACCTCGCGCGACTAGTCTCGGCAGTCGTCGTTGCCATACTTTGGGGAAGGGTAGGCATGAAGCCGTCCCGGCCGTTGTACGAGCGGGAACCGGAACTCGCCGCTGCCGCACAAGCCGTGGACGCCCTGTGTGGCGCCCAGGCATCCGGCGGGCTGCTGGTCTTCAGCGGCGAGGCGGGGATCGGCAAGACCGCGCTGCTCGCCGAGGTCCGCTCGATCGCCGCCGGCCGCTGCACCGTCTGGTCCGCACGGGGCGGCGAGACCGTCACCTCCGTGCCGTTCCACGTCGTACGCCAGTTGCTCCAGCCCGCCCTGGACCAGTTCCCCGCGGACGAGACGCGCGCCCTGTTCGGTGACTGGTACGAGATCACCGCTCCCGCGCTCGGCCTCGCCGAACCGACCGGTCCGCAGCCCGACCCGCAGGGTGTCCGGGACGGCCTCGACTTCGTCGTGGGCCGCCTCGCCTCGCGGCTCAGCCACCGCCCGCTGCTGCTCATGGTGGACGACGCCCACTGGGCCGACGGCGAATCCCTCGCCTGGCTCGCCTCGTTCACCGCGCGGCTGGGCGAACTGCCGGTCCTCGTCGTCCAGGCGCACCGCCCGCAGGAGCTCGCCGAACGCAACGCCGCACTGAACGCAGGGAACACCGATGCCGAGGGGCACAACGCCCTCGTCCGCGTGGCCCTGCGCGCGCTGACGCCGGACGCCACGGCCGAGCTCGTCCGCGCGGGTCTGGGCGAGCACGCCGACGACCCCTTCTGCCGCGAGGTGTGGGCCGTCACCGGCGGGAACCCGTACGAGGCCGTCGAACTCGTCGCCAAGGTGCAGGACCGTGAACTGCCGCCCGTCGAGGAATCCGCGGGGATGCTCCGCGAGCTGGGCGCGTCGGCACGCGGCAGCGGGCTCGTCGCCCGACTCGAACGGCTGGGCACCAATGCGAACCGTTTCGCCTGGGCCGCCGCCGTGCTCGGCACGGACATCTCCCAGGAGGTCGCCGCCACCCTCGCCGGAATGAGCTCGGCGGAGGCCGCGGACTGCACCGCACGGCTGCGCGACGCCCGTATCGTCAGCGGCTTCGACCCGCTGGAGTTCGTCCATCCGCTGATCGCCACCGCCGTGTACCGCTCGATCCCGCCGGCCACCCGCACCGCCTTCCACGGCAGGGCCGCGTGGGCCATCACCCGGGCGGGCCTCGGCGCCGCCGCGGCCTCCCGGCATCTGCTCGAAGTCCACCCGGACGACGACCAGGAAGTGGTCGCACAGCTCCGCGAAGCCGCGGGCCAGCATCTTGCGGTCGGCGCCCCCGAAGCGGCCAGGCGCTGCCTCGAACGCGCCCTGGAAGAGCCTCCGCGACCGCAGGACAAGGCGGCCCTGCTGTACGAACTGGGCTGCGCCACGCTGCTCAGCTCGCCGCCCACCACGGTTCAGCACCTGCGCGCGGCCCTGGACATGCCGGGCCTCGACGACGACCTGCGGATCGACGCCACCTTCCGGCTCGCTGCGGCGCTCGCCCACAACAACCAGCTGAAGGAGGCGGCGATCTCGCTCGCCGCCGAGGCGTCCCGCACCGCCCCGGGTCCCGGCCTGATGCGCCTGCAGGCCGCGCACTTCCTCTGGGAAGGCATGCAGGCGGTCGAGGACGACGGGCCCGCCCGCTCGCGCAGGCTCTCGCGCAACGCGGACCATCTGACCGGCCGGGACAACGCCGAGCGGGCCCTGCTCATCCTGCGGGCCTTCGACGCCATGCTCCGCGGCGAGAACGCCCACCTCGTCGTCGACCTCTGCGAACGCGCCCTCGTCGACGGACACCCGGCCCGCGGCCTCGACTGGACGGACACCGAGTGGGGATTCGAACTCCCCACCATGGTCGGCATCACCTTTGCCTTCACCGACCAGCTCGACCGGGCCGAGGAACTCTTCGGGGAAGCCGTGCGCGCCTTCGAGATCTCCGGCTGGAGCGGTGCGCACCTCGCGTTCGCCCACACACTGCTCGGACTCGTCCACCGCCGTCGCGGACGCCTCGCCGAGGCCGAGGGATTCCTCCGCGAGGGACTGCGTCTCGCCGACCGTGTCGGCAGCGGGCTCCCCGTCCACTGGGACGCGGCCTGCCTGCTCATCGACACGCTGCTCGCCCGCGGCCGGATATCCGAGGCCCGGCTGGTCGCCGACCGGTACGAGTTCGGTGCGCCGTATCCCAGTGCCATGGTCCTGCCGGACGGCCCGTGCGTCCGGGGCCGGCTGCTGCTCGCCGAAGGCCGTACGAAGGATGCCATCGCCGAACTCGAAGCCGCGGGCGCCGCGATGGAGGCCCGCGAGCGCTTCAACGGCATCTGGGCCCCGTGGGCCTGCGACCTCGCCCGCGCCCTGGCCGACGAGGACCCGGTCCGCGGCGCGCAGCTCGCCGCCCGGGCCCGTGTCCACGCCGAACGGTTCGGAACGGACACGGCGATCGGCGAGGCCCTGCGCTGCGTCGCTCTCTTCGCACGGGAGGAGGAGGCCACGCACCTGCTGTCCGAGGCGGTCCGCCATCTGGAGAGGAACCCGAAGACGGCCACGTACGAGCACGCGCTGGCCCGGTTCGACTACGGGGTCGCCGTCCGTTCCCCGCGGGAACTGGCCAGGGCCCAGAAGATTGCCACGGCCTGCGGGGCGGAGGGTCTCGCGACCCGCGCCCAGCAGGCACGGGCGTCATTGCGGGCCTCGGAGTGAGGTAATGTTTCCCATGCGCGGCCACCCGGGGCAACCGGGAGGTAACGCATCGGGACGTGGCGCAGCTTGGTAGCGCACTTGACTGGGGGTCAAGGGGTCGCAGGTTCAAATCCTGTCGTCCCGACTCGTAAGAGTCGCAGATCAGAGGCCGTTTCAGAGAAATCTGGAACGGCCTCTGACTCGTTTTCCGGGGACCCATTGGGGACCCACTCGCCTTGACCGTGTCAGCGGGCGACCACGATCGGGCTCGGCAGGGCGCCGAGCATCTGTGCTCGACATCCGTGAGGTCGGCGTCGAACCGATTGCGGCGCAGGTACGGCCAGAGGGCTCGAGCATCGACTCACGGCTGTCATCGCAGTCCACCGAAGACATTGCCGATCGGCCCGTTGCGAAGATCACCGAGACGGAAGCACGACGTTCTTCAGTGGCTCTCCTGCGAGGTGGTGCAGGATCTGGGTGCGGATCAGCCGGAGTGCCCGCGGCAGAAAGGCGGAGCTGTTGCCTCCGACGTGGGGACTGATGAGTGTGTTGGGCGCGTGCCACAGTGGATGCCCGGCTGGGAGTGGCTCTGGGACGGTCACGTCGAGGGCCGCGTTCAGCCTGCCGGCCGTGAGCTCGGCGAGCAGGGCGTCCGTGTCCACCACAGCCCCTCTGGAGACGTTCACCAGCAGGGAGCGATCCGGCATCGAGGCGAGGAAGCGCGCGTCGACCAGGCCGCGTGTCTCCTGGGTCAGTGGCACGGTGAGGATCACCACGTCGGCCTGAGGCAGGAGTTCGGGCAGCTCGTCGATCGCGTGGACGTGGCCGCGCGGGGAGGAACGGGCTGTGCGGGCGACGCGTAGGAATGCGCATTCGAAGGGGGCGATCCGATCCTCGATCGCGGCGGCGATGGAGCCGTAGCCGACGAGCAGCACGGTGCAGTCGGCCAGCGCGGGACGGAAACCGCTCCGCCATTCCTGGACGTCCTGGGCGCGAACGAAGTCGGGGATGCCGCGGAGGGACGCGAGAGCGAGCGTCACGGCCAGTTCGGCGGTGCTGGTGTCGTGGACTCCCCTGGCGTTGCAGAGAGCGACGCCAGCGGGAACGTGTTCCACCAGGTCGTCGACGCCGGCCGAGAGCGACTGGACGACTCGCAGCCGCGGCATGCTCGCGAGAACCCGTACGGCCGCGTCCCCGCTGCCGTAGGGGATGACGAGGAACTCCACCGTGGCGAGGTTCTCGGCGTCCGGTGGGCTGTCGGTGCCGTCCCACACCCCGACGGGCAGATCATCGGGCAGGCCGCGAACGTCCGCTGCCGGATACGGCAACAAGAACCGGGCGGCGCTCTGACCAGCTGGACGGTCCAAGGAATTCACGGGCCGAACCTAGACGATCGGTCGGCGGTGGGGTGGTGGGCTCGACGGGCAAGTCCGCCGCATCCTCGTTCGGACGAACGGGGAGCGGCGGTTCGCGGTGATGGACGAGGGCAGTGCCCGCCCCGGCCTCATTGGTGAGTCATACGACTACAGGGGCGCGGACCGACTCCGGGCGGCCGTCGATCGTCTCGCCGTGGCAGGCGTCGTACCCGCGGTGCCCGATAGTGGACGCAGGGGGCTTCGTCCGAGACCTCGGAGCCGCAATGGACCGCTACCCTCCCATCGCCGAGCACGGCCTGGTGGGCGACCTGCAGACAGCCGCGCTCGTGTCGTCGCAAGGCGTCGTCGACTGGTTCGCGGCGCCCAGGTTCGATTCGCCCAGCATCTTCGCCGCCCTGCTCGATCACGACGGCGGCGGGTACCTGCGGCTTGCTCCCGAGCACCCGGACGGGACCTGCAAGCAGCTCTACTACCCGGACACCGCCATCCTGGTGACCCGATTCCTGTCGCCGGACGGGGTGGGCGAGGTCCTCGACTTCATGCCGCCCGACCGGACCGGTACCGCCAGCGACAGGCACACTCTCATCCGCATGGTCCGCGCTGTGCGGGGCAGCGTCGACTTCGCGCTGGAATGCCGGCCTCGTTTCGATTACGGCAGGGCCGAGCACGAGCTCGACCTCGGGCAGGACGGTGCCGTCTTCAGGTCGGCCGGGATCGACGGGTACCTGCAGACCACGTTTCCGCTGGAGCGGGACGGCCAGGACGTTCGCGGGAAGGTGACGCTGAGCGACGGCGAGTCCGGTGGTGTCGTGTTCACTGTCTGTGCGTCAGGCGGCGATGCGCCCGCACCTCCTACCGCCGACTGGTTTCATGGGCAGTTCGAGGAGGTCAGCCAGTTCTGGCGGCACTGGCTGCGTAAGTCCCGCTACCGGGGGCGGTGGCCCGAGCTGGTCCACCGCTCGGCCATCACCCTCAAGCTCCTGACCTACGCCCCCACCGGCGCGCTGATCGCGGCAGCGACCATGGGCCTGCCCGAACAGGTCGGCGGTGAGCGCAACTGGGACTACCGCTTCACCTGGGTACGTGACGGCGCGCTGTCCGTACGGGCGATGCTGGAACTCGGTTTCGTCGAGGAGGCCACCGCGTTCGTCCACTGGCTGGTGGACAGGCTCGAGGAGCGCGAGGGCATGGAGGGGGAGCCGCTCCAGACGATGTACCGGATCGACGGAGACCCTGACCTGCCCGAAGAGACACTCGAACACTTCGAGGGCTACCGCGGCTCCGCCCCCGTCCGCATCGGCAACGGCGCCGCTGACCAGCTCCAGCTGGACATCTACGGCGAAGCCCTCTACGCACTGTCCCAGGGGTCCGAGATCGCGCAGCAGGCCAGCTTCAAGGGGTGGCATGCGCTGGCCCGGACGCTGGACTGGTTCGCCGAAGCCTGGGACCGGCCGGATGAAGGCATCTGGGAGACGCGGGGCGGCCGGCAGGACTTCACCTACAGCCGGGTCATGTCGTGGCTGGCCTTCGACCACGGGCTGCAACTCGCCGAGCGCTTCCGCAGGCCCGCCGATCTGGAACGGTGGCGCAAGGCCAGGGACGCCGTGTTCGCGCAGGTCATGGAACGCGGCTGGAGCGAGAAGGAGCGCGCCTTCGTCCAGCACTACGACGGCGACGTCCTGGACGCCTCGCTGCTCCTCATGCCCATGGTCGGATTCATCGCTCCACGGGACCATGCCTGGCTCTCGACGCTCGACGCGATGGACCGCAAGCTCGTCTCCGACAGCCTCGTATACCGCTACGACCCCGCCGCGTCGCCGGACGGTCTTCGCGGTTCGGAGGGCACGTTCAGCCTGTGCACCTTCCTCTACGTCGACGCGCTGGCCCGGGCCGGGCGGGTGTCCCAGGCCCGGTACACCTTCGAGAAGATGCAGATCTACGCCAACCACGTGGGGCTGTTCGCCGAGGAGGTCGGTCCCGGCGGGGAGCAGCTGGGCAACTTCCCGCAGGCGTTCACCCACCTGTCGCTGATCATGGCCGCCATCACCCTCGACAAGGCGCTCGACGCCGAGGACGGACGCTGAGCAGTGGTCACACGATCCCGCCCCGCGGGTGGTCCCACGCTGACGGCGGCGGAGTCCTCCGCGCTCTACCAGCGCCTTGTCCCGGGCGCGGGCGAGTCGCAGAGCGCACGGGCCATTTCACGCCGGCCAGGCTGGAGAAGTCCCAGTGTGCCGCCCTCGAACCCTTGCGGCCCGATGAGCCGGGGTTGACGGTGGACGCCGACGCCCCCCAGGCCCGTGTCGATGAGGCGGCCAACGCGCACTCGGCACCGCCCCCTTGAGTGCGCCGTGCGCCGTCCGAACTCGTCGACTCGCTGCTCCCGAGAGGGACCGGTAGCTTCGAAAGAGCCACCGAATCCGATCACGCGGGCGCGTCCCCTGTACGCCGTACCCCGCGCCCCTCAGGACGGGCGCGACGACCAGGACGGCCCGCGACTTCCAAGAACGGGATCTCCGCATGGCTTACGACCAGCACTACGACGTCATCGTCATCGGTACCGGGGCCGGCGGCGGTACTCTCGCGCACCGGCTCGCTCCCACCGGCAAGCGGGTGCTGATCCTTGAACGCGGCGACTACTTGCCGCGAGAGCGGGACAACTGGGACTCCACCGCAGTCTTCGTCAAGGGCAAGTACCGCGCGCCCGAGTTCTGGTACGACAAGCACGGCAACGAGTTCCCGCCGGAGGTCAACTACTACGTCGGGGGCAACACCAAGTTCTACGGCGCCGCACTCTTCCGGCTGCGTCCCGAGGACTTCGGAGAGCTGCGCCACCAC
The Streptomyces sp. NBC_00234 DNA segment above includes these coding regions:
- a CDS encoding RNA polymerase sigma-70 factor, coding for MDEETGRTAGTTGQGARAGGSDSATEAFVAHRNLLFTVAYEMLGSAADAEDVLQETWLRWADIDHATVRDPRAFLVRITTRQALTRLRTLRRRKESYVGPWLPEPLLTAPDVAEDVELADSVSMAMLLVLETLAPTERAVFVLREVFDVGYDEIAQAVDRSAAAVRQIAHRARAHVAARRPRETVTPAEARSALAAFRLAVETGDMRRLLDMIAPDVVLLTDGGGVVRAALEPVVGAAAVADVLTRLRSATFQPAQVNGHPALLLRTGGGIDTVLAVRLEGGLITGLYAVRNPEKLSRVDRETAVGR
- a CDS encoding DUF309 domain-containing protein — translated: MNETHRDRDPEGRARNARPRDGLGRPLPYGTPGVERQPEGVVRTPEETVREAQRLLDAGMPFHAHEVFEDAWKSGPEPERDLWRGLAQLAVGLTHSARGNTEGGARLLRRGAVAISGYRDADPYGIGVGSLITWAEELAGRVEASPQPVDAAGEAPRLRH
- a CDS encoding glycoside hydrolase family 15 protein — encoded protein: MDRYPPIAEHGLVGDLQTAALVSSQGVVDWFAAPRFDSPSIFAALLDHDGGGYLRLAPEHPDGTCKQLYYPDTAILVTRFLSPDGVGEVLDFMPPDRTGTASDRHTLIRMVRAVRGSVDFALECRPRFDYGRAEHELDLGQDGAVFRSAGIDGYLQTTFPLERDGQDVRGKVTLSDGESGGVVFTVCASGGDAPAPPTADWFHGQFEEVSQFWRHWLRKSRYRGRWPELVHRSAITLKLLTYAPTGALIAAATMGLPEQVGGERNWDYRFTWVRDGALSVRAMLELGFVEEATAFVHWLVDRLEEREGMEGEPLQTMYRIDGDPDLPEETLEHFEGYRGSAPVRIGNGAADQLQLDIYGEALYALSQGSEIAQQASFKGWHALARTLDWFAEAWDRPDEGIWETRGGRQDFTYSRVMSWLAFDHGLQLAERFRRPADLERWRKARDAVFAQVMERGWSEKERAFVQHYDGDVLDASLLLMPMVGFIAPRDHAWLSTLDAMDRKLVSDSLVYRYDPAASPDGLRGSEGTFSLCTFLYVDALARAGRVSQARYTFEKMQIYANHVGLFAEEVGPGGEQLGNFPQAFTHLSLIMAAITLDKALDAEDGR
- a CDS encoding 2-hydroxyacid dehydrogenase; this translates as MNSLDRPAGQSAARFLLPYPAADVRGLPDDLPVGVWDGTDSPPDAENLATVEFLVIPYGSGDAAVRVLASMPRLRVVQSLSAGVDDLVEHVPAGVALCNARGVHDTSTAELAVTLALASLRGIPDFVRAQDVQEWRSGFRPALADCTVLLVGYGSIAAAIEDRIAPFECAFLRVARTARSSPRGHVHAIDELPELLPQADVVILTVPLTQETRGLVDARFLASMPDRSLLVNVSRGAVVDTDALLAELTAGRLNAALDVTVPEPLPAGHPLWHAPNTLISPHVGGNSSAFLPRALRLIRTQILHHLAGEPLKNVVLPSR
- a CDS encoding ATP-binding protein, with protein sequence MKPSRPLYEREPELAAAAQAVDALCGAQASGGLLVFSGEAGIGKTALLAEVRSIAAGRCTVWSARGGETVTSVPFHVVRQLLQPALDQFPADETRALFGDWYEITAPALGLAEPTGPQPDPQGVRDGLDFVVGRLASRLSHRPLLLMVDDAHWADGESLAWLASFTARLGELPVLVVQAHRPQELAERNAALNAGNTDAEGHNALVRVALRALTPDATAELVRAGLGEHADDPFCREVWAVTGGNPYEAVELVAKVQDRELPPVEESAGMLRELGASARGSGLVARLERLGTNANRFAWAAAVLGTDISQEVAATLAGMSSAEAADCTARLRDARIVSGFDPLEFVHPLIATAVYRSIPPATRTAFHGRAAWAITRAGLGAAAASRHLLEVHPDDDQEVVAQLREAAGQHLAVGAPEAARRCLERALEEPPRPQDKAALLYELGCATLLSSPPTTVQHLRAALDMPGLDDDLRIDATFRLAAALAHNNQLKEAAISLAAEASRTAPGPGLMRLQAAHFLWEGMQAVEDDGPARSRRLSRNADHLTGRDNAERALLILRAFDAMLRGENAHLVVDLCERALVDGHPARGLDWTDTEWGFELPTMVGITFAFTDQLDRAEELFGEAVRAFEISGWSGAHLAFAHTLLGLVHRRRGRLAEAEGFLREGLRLADRVGSGLPVHWDAACLLIDTLLARGRISEARLVADRYEFGAPYPSAMVLPDGPCVRGRLLLAEGRTKDAIAELEAAGAAMEARERFNGIWAPWACDLARALADEDPVRGAQLAARARVHAERFGTDTAIGEALRCVALFAREEEATHLLSEAVRHLERNPKTATYEHALARFDYGVAVRSPRELARAQKIATACGAEGLATRAQQARASLRASE